In Thalassoglobus sp. JC818, one DNA window encodes the following:
- a CDS encoding HEAT repeat domain-containing protein translates to MAIVAAVVFVQVQSSPLVRVRRAVDKRDFRALKEFLGHSDANVRFFAANGLGEVHTQEAKEFLVRSLYNERDEYVRVTIASSILKSKQADEVEKQSAIKTIQRHLDSSMPAVRRHAIDCLCSNRALGEWSIEDEVRNVVLRMSTDDEYDLVRASAFKCSVRFLEVKDQASLIRKAIADPSEVVRYAAWNIVWHKSIDPDYVLEADVAEPAEEIADTNSDSSRINELVKSILSNLHRPTSH, encoded by the coding sequence TTGGCAATTGTAGCTGCGGTTGTGTTCGTTCAGGTGCAGTCATCACCGTTAGTTCGTGTTCGCAGAGCTGTTGATAAACGAGATTTTCGTGCACTCAAGGAGTTCTTGGGGCATTCAGATGCTAACGTTCGTTTTTTTGCTGCGAATGGACTTGGCGAAGTTCATACACAAGAAGCCAAAGAGTTTCTAGTTCGATCGCTCTACAACGAGCGTGATGAATACGTACGAGTAACGATTGCGTCAAGTATTCTGAAGTCAAAACAAGCTGACGAAGTAGAAAAACAATCGGCGATAAAGACGATCCAGCGGCATCTGGATAGTTCAATGCCGGCAGTCCGAAGGCACGCAATTGATTGCTTGTGTTCAAATAGGGCGTTGGGGGAGTGGAGCATCGAGGACGAAGTGCGTAACGTTGTGCTTCGGATGTCTACTGATGATGAGTACGACCTTGTGAGAGCATCGGCCTTTAAATGTTCGGTGAGATTCTTAGAGGTGAAAGATCAGGCGAGTTTGATTCGGAAAGCCATCGCTGATCCAAGCGAAGTCGTTCGGTACGCTGCGTGGAACATTGTTTGGCACAAAAGTATTGACCCCGACTACGTACTTGAGGCGGATGTCGCCGAACCTGCGGAAGAGATTGCGGACACGAATTCGGATAGCAGCAGAATCAATGAATTGGTGAAGTCGATTCTAAGCAATCTACACCGACCCACGTCACACTGA
- a CDS encoding DUF1559 domain-containing protein gives MDRSQRAGVSLVEVLVVIAILGILMAIILPAVQNVRETSRKSSCQNRMRQLGLAFANVESAHRAFPTNRDVYKQILPHLGHQANYDFLINNSRVSSPEVVQEFSCPSDTMPIIAEFGQLASYRLNEGTKFGEQSGQHKHYNGFQKFNSYNLLDQSFVSLNTPASAITDGLSQTAALSERLRYREGTRYLIAEPTPTTLARETGRYAWFISEPQPSPGAELPMREQCQHHRTVPSDWDGGHAPLTGADRGYNHLLGPNHPACINAVSSNRWGYSSEETILPPSSSHRGGVNVLFADGSLHFIQNQVDLDVWMALGTRSNNEPFQHQF, from the coding sequence ATGGATCGATCGCAACGTGCTGGCGTGAGCCTTGTTGAAGTTCTCGTTGTGATTGCGATTCTCGGAATTCTGATGGCGATCATTCTCCCGGCCGTTCAGAATGTCCGGGAGACTTCGCGAAAGTCGAGTTGCCAGAATCGGATGCGGCAACTCGGCCTCGCTTTCGCAAATGTCGAATCGGCTCACCGGGCATTTCCAACAAATCGAGATGTCTACAAACAAATTCTGCCTCATCTTGGCCATCAAGCGAATTACGATTTTCTCATTAACAACTCCCGTGTGTCCTCGCCTGAAGTCGTTCAAGAGTTCAGCTGTCCGAGCGACACCATGCCAATTATCGCTGAGTTTGGGCAACTTGCGAGCTATCGCTTGAATGAAGGAACGAAGTTCGGCGAGCAGTCAGGCCAGCACAAACACTACAACGGATTTCAGAAGTTCAATTCGTATAACCTTCTCGATCAATCTTTTGTCAGCCTGAACACGCCTGCCAGTGCGATCACGGATGGACTTTCTCAGACTGCTGCTCTGTCGGAACGTCTCAGGTATCGAGAGGGAACACGGTACCTTATCGCCGAACCTACTCCGACGACACTGGCCCGGGAAACTGGTCGATACGCCTGGTTCATCTCCGAACCACAGCCCTCCCCCGGAGCAGAGCTCCCCATGCGCGAACAGTGTCAGCATCACCGAACGGTCCCGAGTGACTGGGACGGTGGGCACGCACCACTCACAGGTGCTGATCGCGGATATAACCACTTACTGGGGCCGAACCATCCGGCGTGCATCAACGCAGTCAGTTCGAACAGATGGGGTTACAGCAGTGAAGAAACCATTCTTCCTCCTTCAAGCTCTCATCGAGGTGGTGTCAACGTGCTGTTCGCCGATGGCAGTTTGCATTTCATCCAAAACCAGGTCGATCTTGATGTCTGGATGGCTTTGGGAACAAGAAGCAACAATGAACCGTTTCAACACCAATTTTAG